In the genome of Rhizobium sp. 007, one region contains:
- a CDS encoding non-ribosomal peptide synthetase: protein MLPQALNDRLRQQARRLGVSLASLCHLAWGQVVARASGREQVVFGTVLFGRMHAGAGADRALGLFINTLPVRLDLDGTGVEASVRTTHARLSELLAHEHASLALAQRCSGVAAPAPLFSALLNYRHNTPALACEADDVLSGMEWLGGEERTNYPLTLSVEDFGEALGLTAQVAEPVSADRVCGYMQQVLEQLAEALEHAPNRPVRELDILPAAERSYLLEDLNRTAAAYPSERCIHELFEQQVRRAPEAVALVHEDDRLSYGELNARANRLAHHLIGLGVKPDQPVAICLERSPAMVVGLLAILKAGGAYLPLDPAYPSARLRQVVEDAAPHLLLCDAAGRAALGAEALVDLTVIDLETATPAWAELPASNPDPRALGLTARHLAYVIYTSGSTGTPKGVMVEHRGLVRLVAGNDFVEISPQDIFLNASSPTFDATTFEVWGALANGARVVLYPGRHLSTATLAQIIQDQGVTIAWMTARLFDVYVAEGRSTNRLQQLLVGGEEVSIASIRACQKRHPTLRISNGYGPTENTTFSLCYPVPAEFDGRQRVPLGRPIRNSVAYLLDRFAQPVPFGAVGELYIGGAGVARGYLNRPKLTAERFLADPFSDEAGARMYRTGDLARYLPDGNLEFLGRNDDQVKIRGFRIEPGEIAARLCEHARVREAAVVARQDRAGDKHLVAYVVCGPEAGSDDDDGSGLAVALRAHLGGRLPDYMVPSAFVRLEALPLTANGKLDRKGLPAPADDAYARRSYEAPQGGIETALAGIWAELLGVERVGRHDHFFELGGHSLLAMQLLSRASDLGLKFSTADLFQAPVLTDFASKIDLEPQLSNPGVISVQATGSQPPLFFVPTGLGDCSYVPSLVKEMDVDCPVYALPWPSFDEVRPPTLEAIAAEIIVAIREIQPRGPYRLAGYSSGGILAYAIAQRLLSLDDAVSFIALIDVTLPANPSSISPTQMIREVVLDSFESLDDESFEVLERFTRQSSIAQLLEKAQQIGAIPLDRDLQNVVLMYEKSAQFHAALQSYRVPSLPIEVHQFYATEPLISRRVPPDEASIGPEASSPMRGWDRVLGAAAIHAVPIPGSHETLMSVPQNRVVLARSISRALGGVDSRRT from the coding sequence GCCTTTGCCATCTGGCCTGGGGGCAGGTGGTGGCGCGTGCAAGCGGCCGTGAGCAGGTGGTGTTCGGCACGGTGCTGTTCGGCCGCATGCATGCGGGTGCGGGCGCCGACCGGGCGCTGGGCCTGTTCATCAACACCCTGCCTGTGCGGCTCGACCTCGACGGGACCGGGGTCGAGGCGAGCGTGCGGACCACCCATGCGCGGCTTTCCGAGCTGCTGGCGCACGAGCATGCCTCGCTGGCGCTGGCGCAACGCTGCAGCGGGGTGGCGGCGCCGGCGCCGCTGTTCAGCGCGCTGTTGAACTACCGTCACAACACGCCGGCGCTCGCCTGCGAAGCGGATGATGTCCTGTCCGGCATGGAATGGCTGGGCGGCGAGGAGCGCACCAACTATCCGCTGACCCTGTCGGTGGAGGATTTTGGCGAGGCGCTCGGCCTGACGGCGCAGGTGGCGGAGCCCGTGTCTGCGGATCGGGTCTGCGGCTACATGCAGCAGGTGCTCGAGCAACTGGCCGAGGCGCTGGAGCATGCCCCCAATAGGCCGGTGCGCGAGCTCGATATCCTGCCGGCCGCCGAACGCAGCTATCTGCTGGAGGATCTGAACCGGACGGCGGCGGCCTATCCGTCGGAGCGGTGCATCCACGAGCTGTTCGAGCAGCAGGTCCGGCGCGCACCCGAAGCCGTCGCCCTCGTCCATGAGGACGACCGCCTGAGCTATGGCGAGCTCAACGCCCGGGCCAACCGGCTGGCCCATCATCTGATCGGGCTGGGTGTGAAGCCGGATCAGCCGGTGGCGATCTGCCTGGAACGCAGCCCGGCGATGGTGGTGGGACTTTTGGCGATCCTCAAGGCGGGCGGCGCCTATCTGCCGCTGGATCCGGCCTATCCGTCGGCGCGGCTGCGGCAGGTTGTCGAGGATGCCGCACCGCACCTGCTGCTTTGCGATGCCGCCGGACGCGCCGCACTCGGCGCCGAGGCGCTTGTCGATCTGACGGTGATCGATCTGGAGACGGCCACCCCGGCCTGGGCCGAACTGCCGGCCTCGAACCCGGACCCGCGCGCCCTTGGCCTGACCGCGCGCCATCTCGCCTATGTCATCTACACCTCAGGCTCAACCGGAACCCCAAAGGGGGTCATGGTCGAGCATCGGGGGTTGGTGCGTCTGGTGGCGGGCAACGATTTCGTCGAAATCTCGCCGCAGGACATCTTTCTCAATGCCTCCTCGCCGACATTCGACGCGACCACGTTCGAGGTCTGGGGTGCCTTGGCGAACGGCGCCAGGGTTGTGCTCTATCCTGGACGTCACCTCTCGACCGCAACGCTGGCCCAGATCATCCAGGACCAAGGCGTCACCATCGCTTGGATGACTGCCCGGTTGTTCGACGTCTATGTCGCGGAGGGGCGGAGCACCAATCGGCTACAGCAACTGCTGGTCGGGGGCGAGGAGGTCTCCATCGCTTCCATCAGGGCATGCCAGAAGCGACATCCGACGCTGCGAATCTCAAATGGCTACGGCCCGACAGAGAACACCACCTTTAGTCTTTGCTATCCGGTGCCTGCTGAGTTCGATGGCCGGCAACGGGTGCCGCTGGGTCGACCAATTCGCAATTCGGTGGCCTATCTGTTGGATCGGTTTGCCCAGCCCGTGCCGTTCGGGGCGGTGGGCGAGCTTTACATCGGCGGGGCAGGGGTTGCGCGGGGCTACCTGAACCGGCCCAAGCTGACGGCCGAGCGGTTTTTGGCCGATCCGTTCAGCGATGAGGCAGGCGCCCGGATGTACCGGACCGGCGACCTGGCGCGGTATCTGCCGGACGGCAATCTGGAGTTTCTGGGCCGCAACGACGACCAGGTGAAGATCCGCGGCTTCCGCATCGAGCCGGGCGAGATCGCCGCACGGCTTTGCGAGCACGCCCGGGTGCGCGAGGCGGCGGTGGTGGCGCGCCAGGACCGCGCCGGCGACAAGCACCTTGTCGCCTATGTCGTGTGTGGACCCGAGGCCGGATCGGACGACGACGATGGAAGCGGGCTGGCCGTCGCCTTGCGGGCGCATCTGGGCGGGCGGCTGCCGGACTACATGGTGCCGTCGGCGTTCGTGCGGCTCGAGGCGCTGCCCTTGACGGCGAACGGCAAGCTCGACCGCAAGGGGCTGCCGGCGCCGGCCGACGACGCCTATGCGCGCCGCAGCTATGAGGCGCCGCAGGGCGGGATCGAGACGGCGCTGGCCGGGATCTGGGCCGAGCTCCTCGGTGTCGAGCGGGTCGGACGCCACGACCACTTCTTCGAGCTCGGCGGACATTCCTTGCTGGCGATGCAGCTGCTCAGCCGAGCATCAGATCTTGGGCTGAAGTTCAGCACCGCCGACCTCTTCCAAGCCCCTGTTCTGACGGACTTTGCATCGAAGATTGACTTGGAACCACAGCTCAGCAATCCAGGAGTGATATCCGTTCAAGCAACCGGCTCGCAGCCGCCGCTGTTCTTTGTTCCCACAGGTTTGGGCGATTGTTCCTATGTCCCCAGTTTGGTAAAGGAAATGGACGTAGACTGTCCCGTCTATGCTTTGCCATGGCCGTCTTTCGATGAAGTTCGTCCACCAACCCTTGAGGCGATAGCCGCGGAGATCATCGTGGCGATCAGAGAGATTCAGCCGCGGGGTCCATATCGCTTGGCTGGATACTCATCAGGCGGAATATTGGCTTACGCAATCGCACAGCGCTTGCTGAGTCTCGATGACGCTGTGTCGTTCATCGCTCTCATCGATGTTACGCTACCTGCAAATCCATCAAGCATATCGCCCACCCAAATGATACGAGAAGTAGTACTGGATTCTTTTGAATCCTTGGATGATGAGAGCTTCGAAGTGTTGGAACGCTTTACTAGACAAAGTTCGATCGCACAGCTGCTTGAAAAGGCACAGCAAATCGGGGCGATACCTCTGGATCGTGATCTCCAAAACGTTGTTCTGATGTATGAAAAAAGCGCGCAATTTCATGCGGCGCTACAGTCGTATCGGGTTCCGTCGCTGCCAATTGAGGTACATCAGTTTTATGCCACTGAGCCTCTCATCAGTCGTCGGGTACCACCTGATGAAGCCTCAATAGGTCCAGAGGCAAGCTCACCCATGCGCGGTTGGGACCGGGTTCTAGGTGCGGCGGCCATTCATGCTGTGCCGATCCCAGGTAGCCACGAAACATTGATGAGCGTTCCACAAAACCGCGTAGTTCTGGCACGCTCCATATCACGAGCCTTAGGTGGTGTGGACTCTAGGCGCACCTGA